A region of Beijerinckia sp. 28-YEA-48 DNA encodes the following proteins:
- a CDS encoding alpha/beta hydrolase, protein MHTVLIDGIATRYQVIGSGDPLLMYAPGGFDATLEKWSTQGVYAKIKPVDHLSRHYSCIIFDRRECGQSGGRVEKVGLASYVKQGLGLLDHLKIDKAHLMGGCMGCCPVAAFGVMHPERVRSMVLFWPVGGAKYRLSSQQRFADHLAFVRANGLQAVVDLVKADGKAFNADSRGGPWASVLKHDAKFAADYVQQDVGRYALIVEAFGRTMFDRDTAPSAEPEELLACQVPALVVPGHDAAHATSAAWYLHECLPKSEFWNVPVSEQTEEATNPVLLDFLKKAA, encoded by the coding sequence ATGCATACCGTACTCATTGACGGCATCGCGACGCGTTATCAGGTTATCGGTTCCGGAGATCCCCTGCTGATGTATGCGCCCGGTGGCTTCGATGCCACCTTGGAAAAATGGTCGACGCAGGGTGTCTATGCGAAGATCAAGCCGGTCGATCATCTGTCACGCCACTATTCCTGCATCATCTTCGATCGCCGCGAATGCGGCCAGTCGGGCGGGCGGGTCGAGAAGGTCGGCCTCGCGAGTTACGTCAAACAAGGCTTGGGCCTGCTCGATCATCTCAAGATCGACAAGGCGCATCTAATGGGCGGCTGCATGGGCTGCTGTCCGGTGGCGGCTTTCGGTGTCATGCATCCTGAACGCGTGCGCAGCATGGTGCTGTTCTGGCCCGTCGGTGGCGCGAAATATCGTCTGTCGAGCCAGCAGCGCTTCGCCGATCATCTGGCTTTCGTGCGTGCCAACGGTCTGCAAGCTGTGGTCGATCTGGTGAAAGCCGACGGCAAGGCCTTCAATGCCGATTCACGTGGCGGCCCTTGGGCTTCCGTACTCAAGCACGATGCGAAATTCGCTGCCGACTATGTGCAGCAGGATGTCGGTCGCTATGCACTGATCGTCGAAGCTTTCGGCCGCACCATGTTTGATCGCGATACCGCGCCCAGCGCTGAGCCGGAAGAGCTGTTGGCCTGCCAGGTGCCGGCGCTGGTCGTGCCGGGTCATGATGCCGCCCACGCGACATCGGCCGCATGGTATCTGCACGAATGTCTGCCGAAGTCGGAATTCTGGAACGTGCCGGTGTCCGAGCAGACCGAAGAGGCGACCAATCCGGTTCTGCTCGACTTTCTGAAGAAAGCCGCTTGA
- a CDS encoding DUF3297 family protein, whose translation MSEELPDHLSTNPQSPFYNEAVLSRDVGIRFNGVEKNNVEEYCISEGWIRVSAGKARDRYGNPMTIKLTGTVVAYYREAKSES comes from the coding sequence ATGTCTGAAGAACTTCCCGACCACCTGTCCACCAATCCGCAGAGCCCGTTCTATAATGAGGCCGTTTTGTCGCGCGACGTGGGAATTCGCTTCAACGGTGTCGAGAAGAACAACGTTGAAGAATATTGCATTAGCGAGGGCTGGATCCGCGTCTCCGCCGGCAAGGCCAGAGATCGCTACGGCAATCCGATGACCATTAAGCTGACCGGGACTGTCGTGGCCTATTATCGCGAAGCAAAGTCCGAGAGCTAA
- a CDS encoding ABC transporter substrate-binding protein, producing the protein MTGPKLKTVTRLQGNNAAVKNGTVRPQTFEFDFVEVEPLIAGFRRMVRASEFDICEMAITTYICAKAHGKKMTAVATPLVRAFHHGAILVNNKAGIKTPKDLEGKKVGVNRGYTVTTGVWARAILQEEHGVDLSKITWVLSGDEHVAEYVAPANVVPIEAGKKMEDMLISGELTAAIGVDVKHPDVQPLIPNALEAGLKALRERGHYPINHLVVIKDELLEQHPELATDVFNAFAESKRLYVEKLKAGQIEKMTEVDEVHKRVLDITGEPLPYGLEPNRKVIETLIDHALTQGIIKQKVKAEDLFAKGTTGLVG; encoded by the coding sequence ATGACCGGCCCTAAACTCAAAACCGTCACCCGCCTCCAAGGCAACAATGCCGCCGTCAAAAACGGCACGGTGAGGCCGCAGACCTTTGAATTCGACTTTGTCGAAGTGGAACCGCTGATTGCCGGCTTCCGCCGCATGGTCCGCGCCTCGGAATTCGACATCTGCGAGATGGCGATCACCACTTATATCTGCGCCAAGGCGCACGGGAAAAAGATGACCGCGGTGGCAACACCGCTGGTGCGCGCCTTCCATCACGGCGCCATCCTGGTCAACAACAAGGCCGGCATCAAAACGCCGAAAGATCTCGAAGGCAAAAAGGTCGGCGTCAATCGCGGTTATACGGTGACCACCGGCGTGTGGGCCCGCGCCATCCTGCAGGAAGAGCATGGCGTCGATCTGTCGAAGATCACCTGGGTTCTCTCCGGCGACGAGCATGTGGCTGAATATGTGGCGCCAGCCAATGTGGTGCCGATCGAAGCCGGCAAGAAAATGGAAGACATGCTGATCTCGGGCGAACTCACTGCTGCGATCGGCGTCGATGTCAAACATCCCGATGTCCAACCGCTTATTCCCAATGCCTTGGAAGCGGGCCTGAAGGCCCTGCGCGAGCGCGGTCACTATCCCATCAACCATCTTGTCGTCATCAAGGACGAACTGCTGGAACAACATCCGGAACTCGCGACCGACGTGTTCAACGCTTTTGCTGAGTCGAAGCGGCTCTATGTCGAGAAACTGAAAGCTGGGCAGATCGAGAAAATGACCGAGGTCGATGAGGTCCACAAACGCGTCCTCGACATCACCGGCGAGCCCCTGCCCTATGGCCTCGAGCCGAACCGCAAGGTCATCGAAACCCTCATCGACCATGCACTGACGCAAGGCATCATCAAGCAGAAGGTCAAAGCCGAAGACCTGTTCGCCAAGGGCACCACCGGGCTTGTCGGATAA
- a CDS encoding heme-binding protein has product MPDIVPTHRLTHEATMKMLAAGVAKADEIGVKIALAVCDQSCQLLGYLVMDGARFFAARTTTKKAMTAASQRLPSGYAPPDQVLSMQIRMDGDFTNMPGGFPIVVNGQVIGGIGAGGAKPEEDVIVAQAALAALGLPETKA; this is encoded by the coding sequence ATGCCAGATATCGTCCCCACCCATCGCCTCACCCATGAGGCGACCATGAAAATGCTCGCCGCCGGTGTCGCCAAGGCCGACGAGATCGGCGTCAAGATCGCCCTCGCGGTCTGCGATCAAAGCTGCCAGCTTCTCGGCTATCTGGTGATGGATGGCGCGCGGTTCTTCGCCGCCCGGACCACCACCAAAAAAGCCATGACGGCGGCGTCACAGCGCCTACCGAGCGGCTATGCGCCACCAGATCAGGTGCTCAGCATGCAGATTCGCATGGATGGCGATTTCACCAATATGCCCGGCGGCTTTCCGATAGTTGTCAACGGCCAGGTGATCGGTGGCATCGGCGCCGGTGGCGCCAAGCCGGAAGAAGACGTGATCGTCGCCCAGGCGGCGCTCGCGGCTCTGGGACTACCGGAGACGAAGGCTTAA
- a CDS encoding LLM class flavin-dependent oxidoreductase, producing MTDKKMLRLGAFMRPASIHTGAWRYPGGWPDANFNFAKIKQMAQRLEQAKFDAFFMADHMAVLNMPTKALKRSHTSTSFEPFTLLSALSQATERLGLAATASTTFDAPYHIARRFASLDHISGGRTAWNVVTTSNPDAALNFGMDEHMEHGARYRRAREFIDVVTGLWDSWADDAFVRDVENGVFFDPDKMHVLDHKGEFLSVRGPLNIARPIQGWPVIVQAGSSEPGRQLAAETAEAVFTAQSSLAVGQAFYKDVKGRMAKFGRSPDHMKILPAAFVVVGETVDEAKRKRALLDSLVHDDSGLASLSIALGHDASGFDLDGPLPDIPDTNASKSGRERTIELARRENLTVRQLAQRLGGHTGLQFIGTPKTIADAMEEWLVTEGSDGFTVQFPYLPGGLEDFVTTVVPELQRRGIFRKEYEGKTLRENLDLPRPSNRFFDEKQA from the coding sequence ATGACTGATAAGAAAATGCTGCGCCTCGGCGCCTTCATGCGCCCAGCAAGCATCCATACCGGTGCATGGCGCTATCCCGGCGGCTGGCCCGATGCGAATTTCAATTTCGCCAAGATCAAGCAGATGGCGCAAAGGCTGGAACAGGCCAAGTTCGACGCTTTTTTCATGGCCGACCACATGGCCGTCCTCAACATGCCGACGAAGGCCCTGAAGCGCAGCCATACGTCGACCTCGTTCGAGCCGTTCACCCTGCTCTCAGCCCTGTCGCAGGCGACCGAACGGCTAGGCCTCGCGGCGACCGCATCCACCACCTTTGACGCGCCCTATCACATCGCCCGGCGCTTCGCCTCGCTCGACCATATCAGCGGCGGGCGGACGGCCTGGAATGTCGTCACTACGTCCAATCCCGATGCGGCGCTGAATTTCGGCATGGACGAACACATGGAACACGGCGCCCGCTATCGCCGCGCCCGTGAATTCATCGACGTCGTCACTGGCCTGTGGGACAGCTGGGCTGACGACGCTTTCGTACGCGATGTCGAAAACGGCGTCTTCTTCGATCCCGACAAAATGCATGTGCTCGACCACAAGGGTGAGTTTCTCTCGGTGCGCGGGCCTCTTAACATCGCCCGGCCGATCCAGGGCTGGCCGGTCATCGTCCAGGCCGGCTCTTCGGAACCCGGCCGCCAGCTCGCCGCTGAAACCGCCGAAGCGGTGTTCACGGCGCAATCAAGCCTCGCGGTCGGCCAGGCTTTTTACAAGGACGTGAAGGGCCGCATGGCCAAATTCGGTCGCTCACCCGATCACATGAAAATCTTGCCCGCTGCCTTCGTCGTCGTCGGCGAGACGGTCGACGAGGCCAAGCGCAAACGCGCCCTGCTCGACAGCCTGGTGCATGACGACAGCGGCCTTGCCTCGCTGTCGATCGCGCTCGGCCATGACGCCTCTGGCTTTGACCTCGATGGCCCCCTGCCGGACATTCCAGACACCAATGCCAGCAAGAGCGGCCGCGAGCGCACCATCGAACTCGCCCGCCGCGAGAACCTGACCGTGCGCCAACTCGCCCAACGGCTCGGTGGCCACACCGGCCTGCAGTTTATCGGCACGCCCAAGACGATCGCCGATGCCATGGAAGAATGGCTGGTCACCGAAGGTTCCGACGGCTTTACCGTGCAGTTCCCCTATCTGCCGGGCGGCCTGGAAGACTTCGTCACCACGGTCGTCCCGGAACTGCAGCGGCGTGGCATTTTCCGCAAGGAATATGAAGGCAAGACCTTGCGCGAAAATCTCGACTTGCCGCGCCCGTCAAATCGCTTTTTCGACGAAAAGCAGGCATAG